A genomic window from Alkalihalobacillus sp. AL-G includes:
- the paaA gene encoding 1,2-phenylacetyl-CoA epoxidase subunit PaaA: MTIDTSFDRLTEEEKYEHFLNRIDAGEKIEPNDWMPDDYRQSLIRLISMHGISEIMGALPEKEWVPKAPSLHRKLAIMAKVQDEMGHGQLLLRVAEDLMEPLGRNREDIMQDLFSGRLKFHNVFHMKAPTWGDAGIIAWLVDGAAIISQSMMLNSSYGPYARALKRICAEEVFHAQHGESIIMALAEGTPEQRELLQDALNRWWTALLMFFGPKSKENASTSHVDKNMRYKIREKTNEELRQEFFTKYVPRIWSLGLTIPDETIHFDEEKEEWVYQDPDWSEFKQIVTGNGPQSKERLELRQVSYENNRWVREALNPTAKVV, encoded by the coding sequence ATGACTATCGATACTTCGTTTGATCGGTTAACAGAGGAAGAGAAGTACGAACACTTCTTGAACCGAATAGATGCCGGTGAAAAAATCGAGCCGAATGACTGGATGCCTGATGATTACCGTCAATCCCTGATTCGTTTGATTTCTATGCATGGAATCAGCGAAATCATGGGAGCGCTTCCAGAAAAGGAATGGGTCCCAAAAGCGCCGTCATTACACAGAAAATTGGCGATAATGGCAAAGGTCCAGGATGAAATGGGACACGGTCAGCTCTTGTTGCGTGTTGCTGAGGATCTCATGGAACCGCTTGGGAGAAATAGAGAAGACATAATGCAGGATCTGTTCTCTGGTAGATTGAAGTTCCATAATGTGTTTCATATGAAAGCGCCTACATGGGGAGATGCTGGAATCATCGCTTGGCTTGTAGACGGGGCAGCGATCATTTCACAAAGTATGATGCTGAATTCTTCATACGGCCCATATGCGAGAGCATTGAAGCGTATTTGTGCCGAGGAGGTTTTTCACGCTCAGCATGGGGAAAGTATCATTATGGCATTGGCAGAAGGAACACCTGAACAACGCGAATTACTACAGGATGCATTGAATCGTTGGTGGACCGCTCTATTGATGTTCTTCGGACCGAAAAGTAAAGAAAATGCATCTACCTCTCATGTCGATAAAAATATGAGGTATAAGATTCGAGAAAAGACAAATGAAGAGCTTCGACAGGAATTCTTTACAAAATATGTACCAAGAATTTGGTCACTTGGATTAACAATTCCAGATGAAACGATTCATTTTGATGAGGAAAAAGAGGAATGGGTTTACCAGGATCCGGATTGGAGCGAATTTAAACAAATCGTAACCGGAAATGGACCACAATCGAAAGAACGTTTAGAGCTTCGACAAGTATCCTATGAAAATAATCGCTGGGTACGTGAAGCATTGAATCCGACAGCAAAAGTGGTATAA
- a CDS encoding MBL fold metallo-hydrolase yields the protein MKVTVVGCWGGFPKVKEATSGYLIQEEGFNLLVDCGSGVLSQLQSYIGIDSIDAVLLSHYHHDHIADIGPLQFARLVKSQTGEEQLPELPVYGHRFNETEFQRLTYKTYTKGEEYNPALSIMVGPFKVSFLQTKHPVPCYAMLIEGKESKVVYTADSAYQDSFVSFCHGSDLLLCECNLYKGMDGTSIGHMTSEDAGRLASEANVGKLILTHLPHFGEVEQLVVQAKEHYNGDVELASSGLVWEKE from the coding sequence ATGAAAGTAACGGTTGTCGGATGCTGGGGTGGTTTCCCAAAGGTAAAAGAAGCGACATCTGGATACCTCATCCAAGAAGAAGGCTTTAATTTACTTGTGGACTGTGGAAGTGGTGTGCTTTCACAGCTTCAATCTTACATAGGGATAGATAGCATCGATGCGGTACTACTCTCTCATTATCATCATGACCACATTGCCGATATCGGTCCACTTCAATTTGCAAGACTCGTGAAATCGCAGACGGGTGAAGAGCAGCTTCCTGAGCTACCGGTTTATGGACATCGCTTTAATGAAACAGAATTTCAACGTCTTACCTATAAAACCTACACGAAAGGTGAGGAGTACAATCCGGCCTTATCGATCATGGTCGGTCCATTTAAGGTCTCCTTTTTACAAACGAAGCACCCGGTTCCTTGCTATGCAATGTTAATAGAAGGAAAGGAAAGTAAAGTAGTTTATACAGCGGATTCTGCCTATCAAGATTCGTTCGTCTCATTTTGCCATGGGTCAGATCTTCTCTTATGTGAGTGTAATTTGTACAAGGGAATGGACGGAACAAGCATCGGCCACATGACGAGTGAAGATGCTGGCCGGCTAGCTAGTGAAGCCAACGTTGGGAAACTCATTCTAACGCACCTCCCACACTTTGGTGAAGTCGAACAATTGGTAGTCCAAGCCAAAGAACACTATAATGGGGATGTCGAACTAGCATCATCTGGTCTCGTCTGGGAAAAAGAATGA
- the paaC gene encoding 1,2-phenylacetyl-CoA epoxidase subunit PaaC: MTQDKALVELLYSLADDDFILAYRGSEWLGLAPHIEEDVAYSSINQDMMGHAARFYSILEELGEGKADELSHLRKPEQFRNAILLEEKNGEGTYLEQPQFDWAFAVVRNYFYTVHKKIRMESLRKSSYEPLKDTASKVRIELQYHLMHWETWFKQLMTSTDEANQRMTAAVERCWKEMNGVLSLGPHGDEMASKGYVTSEEEMRNKWSSYMKKTFEEINAPIPGDMAMSRGNGRQGEHTEDLKIALQTLSEVYETNPTTGW, encoded by the coding sequence ATGACACAGGATAAGGCACTCGTTGAACTACTCTATTCACTTGCAGATGATGATTTTATCCTTGCATACCGAGGCTCCGAATGGCTAGGGCTGGCTCCGCATATTGAGGAGGACGTTGCCTACTCCTCAATCAATCAGGACATGATGGGGCACGCAGCAAGGTTTTATAGCATCTTAGAGGAGTTAGGGGAAGGGAAAGCTGACGAACTCTCCCATCTAAGAAAGCCGGAGCAATTCCGTAATGCGATTCTTTTAGAAGAGAAAAACGGAGAGGGAACGTATTTGGAACAGCCGCAATTCGATTGGGCATTTGCAGTCGTTCGAAACTATTTCTACACTGTCCATAAAAAAATTCGTATGGAATCTCTTAGAAAATCAAGCTATGAACCTCTTAAAGACACCGCATCTAAGGTAAGAATCGAGCTTCAATATCACCTGATGCATTGGGAAACATGGTTCAAGCAATTAATGACGAGCACAGACGAAGCGAACCAAAGAATGACCGCAGCCGTTGAACGTTGCTGGAAGGAAATGAACGGAGTGCTTTCCCTCGGACCACATGGAGATGAAATGGCAAGCAAGGGGTATGTAACGAGTGAGGAAGAGATGCGGAACAAATGGTCCTCTTATATGAAGAAGACGTTCGAGGAAATCAATGCTCCAATTCCAGGAGATATGGCAATGTCGAGAGGAAACGGACGTCAAGGCGAACATACGGAAGATCTTAAGATTGCACTTCAAACGCTTTCTGAGGTTTACGAAACGAATCCGACTACGGGATGGTAA
- the dgoD gene encoding galactonate dehydratase, translating to MKITKLTLYKVPPRWLFLKIDTDSGITGWGEPIVEGRASTVEACVQELSDYLIGKDPLRIEDHFQVLYRGGFYRGGPILTSAISGIEQALWDIKGKYYNMPVYEMLGGAARDKIRVYSWIGGDRPSDVAQAAKEKLDAGFTAVKMNATEELDYIDTGSKVEAVINSVASVREVVGKDFGIGIDFHGRVHKTMAKILVRELEPYRPMFIEEPVLPENNEALREIARYTTTPIATGERQYTRWGFKQILMDGYVDIIQPDVSHAGGILELKKIAAMAEAFDVSVAPHCPLGPIALASCLQLDACTPNSIIQEQSLGIHYNKGKDLLDYLKNPGVFKYKDGYVNIPEGPGLGIEVDEERVKEMAKIGHDWKNPIWRNKDGSIAEW from the coding sequence ATGAAAATCACCAAGCTGACATTATATAAAGTTCCTCCTCGCTGGTTGTTTCTTAAAATCGATACGGATAGCGGTATAACAGGATGGGGTGAACCCATTGTTGAAGGACGTGCAAGCACGGTAGAGGCATGTGTTCAAGAATTGAGCGATTATTTGATTGGGAAAGATCCGTTACGTATCGAGGATCACTTTCAGGTCCTTTACCGTGGAGGTTTCTACCGAGGGGGCCCGATTCTAACAAGTGCGATTTCTGGCATAGAGCAAGCATTATGGGATATTAAAGGGAAATACTATAATATGCCAGTTTACGAGATGCTTGGAGGTGCAGCTCGAGATAAAATTCGTGTATACTCCTGGATCGGCGGTGATCGTCCGAGCGATGTGGCACAGGCTGCAAAAGAAAAGCTAGACGCTGGTTTTACTGCGGTTAAAATGAATGCTACTGAAGAATTGGATTATATTGATACGGGTTCAAAAGTTGAAGCAGTGATTAACAGCGTCGCTTCAGTTCGGGAAGTTGTTGGAAAGGACTTTGGGATTGGCATTGATTTTCACGGCCGTGTACATAAAACAATGGCAAAAATTCTTGTGAGAGAGTTAGAGCCATACCGACCAATGTTTATCGAGGAACCAGTTCTGCCGGAAAATAATGAAGCTTTGCGCGAAATTGCCCGCTATACGACAACTCCAATCGCAACTGGTGAAAGACAGTACACGAGATGGGGGTTCAAGCAGATCTTGATGGACGGTTATGTTGATATCATTCAGCCTGATGTCTCCCATGCTGGTGGCATCTTGGAGCTGAAAAAAATCGCTGCGATGGCAGAAGCCTTTGATGTGTCGGTTGCACCTCATTGTCCGCTTGGACCCATTGCTTTAGCTTCATGTCTTCAGCTTGATGCATGTACCCCGAATTCGATCATTCAGGAACAAAGCCTCGGCATACATTATAATAAGGGAAAAGACTTGCTTGATTACCTCAAGAATCCAGGGGTGTTCAAATATAAGGATGGTTATGTCAACATACCAGAAGGACCGGGGCTCGGTATAGAGGTTGATGAAGAACGCGTCAAAGAAATGGCGAAGATCGGGCATGATTGGAAAAACCCGATATGGCGCAATAAAGATGGAAGCATTGCAGAATGGTAA
- the paaD gene encoding 1,2-phenylacetyl-CoA epoxidase subunit PaaD, protein MTGIEHKSLIDSTYDVLKNVTDPEIDSVSILDLGMVEKVEAKGNSVTVSVLPTFTGCPALDIIQRDIVNAVIEVEGVEEVAVDFLTNPIWTTDRITDLGKSRLKEFGIAPPPADHEPGEPWEIPCPYCGSVFTTMENLFGPTACRCILYCKSCKNPFEAMKPVANIGDE, encoded by the coding sequence ATGACCGGAATAGAACATAAGAGTTTGATAGATAGTACTTATGACGTACTGAAAAATGTCACCGACCCGGAGATTGATTCGGTCAGTATCCTTGACCTTGGCATGGTGGAGAAGGTAGAGGCAAAAGGCAACTCAGTTACGGTATCCGTATTACCAACGTTTACGGGCTGTCCTGCACTTGATATCATTCAGCGTGATATCGTCAATGCTGTCATCGAGGTCGAGGGAGTTGAAGAGGTTGCTGTCGATTTCTTGACGAATCCGATCTGGACGACAGACCGAATAACGGACCTCGGCAAATCAAGGTTAAAGGAATTTGGGATCGCACCTCCTCCGGCTGACCATGAACCAGGAGAACCGTGGGAGATTCCTTGTCCATATTGCGGCTCGGTCTTTACGACCATGGAAAACCTGTTTGGGCCAACCGCGTGTCGTTGTATTCTTTATTGTAAAAGCTGCAAAAATCCATTTGAGGCAATGAAACCCGTCGCCAACATAGGGGACGAATAA
- a CDS encoding lipoate--protein ligase — protein MLFIDNVNITDPRINLAIEEYALKHLDINETYLLFYINEPSIIIGKNQNTVEEINSPYVKENDIHVVRRLSGGGAVYHDLGNLNFSFITRDDGNSFHDFKKFTEPVIKALNKLGVPAELSGRNDILVEGKKISGNAQFSTKGRMFSHGTLMFDSQIENVVSALNVSMDKIKSKGIKSIRSRVTNIREHLHSDMTIKEFKRTLLHYLFEENEDIPQYRLTEEDWKNIRNISEERYQNWVWNYGKSPKFNVHHSHRFEGAGQLDVRLDVVQNTIQHCKIYGDFFGVGDVEDIENRLIGVRFDREEIEQAIEGMDIHHYLGKITKDQFLELIH, from the coding sequence TTGCTATTTATCGATAATGTGAATATAACCGACCCAAGGATCAACCTAGCCATCGAGGAATACGCGTTGAAGCATTTGGACATCAACGAAACGTATCTTTTGTTTTATATTAATGAGCCGTCGATCATTATTGGAAAGAACCAGAATACAGTAGAAGAGATCAATTCCCCATATGTGAAGGAAAATGATATCCATGTAGTACGTCGTCTGTCTGGAGGCGGTGCCGTTTATCATGATCTTGGGAACTTGAACTTCAGCTTCATTACTCGTGATGATGGGAACAGCTTTCATGACTTTAAAAAGTTTACTGAGCCTGTTATTAAGGCGTTGAACAAGCTTGGTGTCCCTGCGGAGTTGAGTGGACGAAATGACATTCTCGTTGAAGGGAAAAAGATATCTGGAAATGCTCAATTTTCGACGAAGGGGAGAATGTTCAGCCACGGGACGTTAATGTTCGATTCCCAGATTGAAAATGTCGTATCAGCCCTAAACGTGAGTATGGACAAGATCAAGTCGAAAGGAATCAAATCAATTCGGAGCCGTGTTACCAACATTCGCGAGCATCTTCACTCTGATATGACGATCAAGGAATTCAAGAGAACGTTGCTTCACTATCTTTTCGAGGAAAATGAAGATATTCCGCAATACCGGTTAACTGAGGAAGATTGGAAGAACATTCGAAACATATCGGAAGAACGCTACCAAAACTGGGTTTGGAACTATGGGAAATCACCGAAGTTCAATGTTCATCATTCCCATCGGTTTGAAGGTGCTGGGCAACTGGATGTACGTCTTGATGTTGTCCAAAATACAATCCAGCATTGTAAAATTTATGGAGACTTTTTCGGTGTCGGGGATGTTGAGGACATTGAAAACCGCTTGATCGGAGTCCGCTTTGACCGGGAAGAAATTGAACAAGCCATAGAAGGAATGGATATCCACCATTATCTCGGAAAAATTACAAAGGATCAGTTCTTAGAGTTGATTCATTAA
- a CDS encoding sugar kinase: protein MMDVITFGESMVLFSPMKTGRLRYISQFEKTIGGAESNVAIALARLGYQVSWVSRLGDDEFGLFVRNFIRGEGVDTSLVTFDPDHPTGVFFKERHEEGDPKVYYYRTGSAASYMNRSHLSESDIAGAKILHITGITAALSHSCRELIHYAIDIAKENDVTVVFDPNIRLKLWSENEARSELMSIAGKCDIVLPGLEEGRLLTAKTEPEDISESLISIGAKAVVVKLGAKGAYYHTSDSCEFIEGCKVGHVVDTIGAGDGFAAGFISGVIRNWTYREAVKLGNRVGASAVTVTGDVEGYPYWSEIVPDRSKDILR from the coding sequence ATGATGGATGTCATCACTTTTGGAGAATCAATGGTACTGTTCAGTCCGATGAAGACAGGCCGACTAAGATACATTAGTCAGTTTGAAAAAACGATAGGAGGAGCAGAATCCAACGTGGCCATCGCTCTTGCAAGGCTTGGGTATCAGGTCAGTTGGGTCAGTCGATTGGGTGATGATGAGTTCGGTCTTTTCGTTCGTAATTTCATCCGGGGCGAAGGAGTGGACACAAGCTTAGTCACCTTTGATCCTGATCACCCCACGGGTGTTTTTTTCAAAGAGCGGCATGAAGAAGGCGATCCAAAGGTTTATTATTATCGTACAGGATCGGCCGCCAGTTATATGAATCGTAGTCATTTAAGTGAAAGTGACATTGCGGGCGCTAAGATTCTGCACATCACAGGTATTACAGCTGCGCTCAGTCATTCCTGTCGAGAGTTGATTCATTATGCGATAGATATTGCGAAAGAGAATGATGTAACCGTTGTTTTTGACCCGAACATCCGGCTTAAGCTATGGTCCGAAAATGAGGCTCGTTCTGAACTGATGTCCATCGCAGGTAAGTGTGATATCGTATTACCAGGTCTGGAGGAAGGGCGCTTACTTACAGCGAAAACGGAACCTGAGGACATATCTGAAAGCCTTATATCTATTGGAGCAAAGGCTGTTGTTGTGAAGCTAGGGGCAAAGGGAGCCTATTACCATACATCGGATAGCTGCGAATTCATTGAAGGATGTAAGGTCGGTCATGTGGTAGATACCATTGGGGCGGGGGATGGTTTTGCCGCTGGTTTCATATCTGGGGTTATTCGGAACTGGACCTATCGGGAGGCTGTGAAACTTGGTAACCGGGTGGGTGCTTCTGCTGTCACGGTGACCGGAGACGTAGAAGGCTATCCATATTGGTCAGAAATTGTTCCTGATCGTTCGAAGGACATTTTAAGATAA
- the paaK gene encoding phenylacetate--CoA ligase PaaK has protein sequence MIFNVEMETMNTRQKEHLQLARLQKTTKSTYENVPFYKNKFDSHSVKPEDIQSLDDLRKLPFTVKQDLRDHYPFGLFAVPQNEVIRLHASSGTSGKPTVVGYSRNDIDVWSEIISRSIAAAGGEPGKVLHNAYGYGLFTGGLGLHYGSEKLGMTTVPISGGNTTRQILLIDDFKPQVICGTPSYVLNIAETMEKMGKDPAATSLQYGIFGAEPWSEEMRQTLETKLGIKAVDIYGLSEVMGPGVSIECHEAQDGLHIADDHFIVEVINPKTNEHVPDGEYGELVFTSLTKEAFPIIRYRTGDIAAINRSKCQCGRTSVRMCRVKGRIDDMMIIRGVNVFPSEIENYLLQVSEIMPHYQIQLQKKGTLDHVELHVEVNEEYFKQCEDNLEHANIMVLTEKIKHIIKSNCLVTINVRIFAPDSIPRSEGKAIRVVDLRKETVMQ, from the coding sequence ATGATTTTCAATGTCGAAATGGAAACGATGAATACCAGACAGAAAGAACATCTCCAGCTAGCACGACTTCAAAAAACCACAAAATCCACCTATGAAAACGTACCTTTCTACAAGAATAAGTTTGACTCGCATAGTGTAAAACCCGAGGATATCCAGAGTCTTGATGATTTAAGGAAATTACCATTCACCGTGAAACAGGACTTGCGCGATCATTATCCATTCGGGCTATTTGCTGTTCCGCAGAATGAGGTTATCCGGTTGCACGCATCATCTGGGACGAGCGGAAAACCAACGGTAGTCGGCTATTCACGGAACGACATCGACGTATGGAGTGAAATCATTTCTCGTTCGATTGCAGCTGCTGGTGGAGAACCTGGAAAAGTACTTCACAATGCTTACGGTTATGGTCTGTTCACAGGCGGATTAGGACTCCACTATGGTTCTGAAAAGCTCGGAATGACAACGGTCCCGATTTCAGGCGGGAACACGACACGGCAAATACTACTTATTGATGATTTTAAACCGCAAGTGATTTGTGGAACTCCTTCGTACGTTCTAAACATCGCTGAGACGATGGAAAAGATGGGTAAGGACCCTGCCGCTACAAGTCTTCAATATGGAATATTCGGGGCTGAACCATGGTCAGAGGAAATGAGACAAACACTTGAAACTAAGCTAGGTATTAAAGCGGTTGATATTTATGGGCTGAGTGAAGTAATGGGGCCAGGAGTTTCGATTGAATGTCATGAGGCACAAGATGGACTTCATATAGCGGATGATCATTTCATTGTTGAGGTCATCAATCCAAAAACAAATGAGCATGTTCCAGATGGGGAGTATGGGGAGCTTGTTTTTACGAGTCTGACTAAGGAAGCGTTTCCGATTATCCGATACCGTACAGGGGATATAGCAGCAATCAACCGGTCGAAATGTCAGTGTGGAAGAACTTCAGTCAGAATGTGCAGAGTAAAAGGCCGAATAGACGATATGATGATTATTCGGGGAGTTAATGTATTTCCTTCTGAGATCGAAAATTATTTACTGCAAGTTTCCGAGATTATGCCGCACTACCAAATACAGTTACAGAAAAAAGGGACATTGGATCATGTTGAGCTGCATGTAGAAGTGAACGAAGAATATTTTAAGCAATGTGAGGATAACTTAGAACACGCTAATATAATGGTATTGACGGAAAAAATCAAGCACATTATCAAATCGAATTGCTTAGTCACCATAAACGTTCGGATTTTTGCTCCGGATTCGATCCCGCGCTCAGAGGGTAAGGCAATTCGAGTTGTTGATCTTCGGAAAGAGACCGTCATGCAGTAG
- a CDS encoding EthD family reductase has product MVKLIALYKNPENKEQFDEHYFNTHGPITAKIPGLRKMEVTKIVGSPMGKSDYHILCEMYYDSHDAMKEAMKTDEAKASGKDLMGFAGDLVTLMIGEEVDGE; this is encoded by the coding sequence ATGGTAAAACTAATTGCATTGTACAAAAATCCGGAAAACAAAGAACAATTCGATGAGCATTATTTCAACACACACGGACCAATTACTGCAAAGATACCTGGACTACGAAAGATGGAAGTAACAAAGATTGTCGGTTCACCAATGGGAAAAAGTGATTACCACATCCTTTGTGAGATGTACTACGATAGCCATGATGCAATGAAAGAAGCAATGAAAACAGATGAAGCAAAAGCTTCCGGGAAGGACCTTATGGGATTTGCTGGTGACTTGGTAACACTGATGATCGGTGAGGAAGTCGATGGTGAATAA
- the gntK gene encoding gluconokinase gives MQRERYIGVDIGTTSTKAAMYDGSGALLAQHHVEYPLYRPEVSAAEQDPEEIFQSVVTSVRATIEKSGVSNRQVGFVSFSSAMHTLIALDEEGYPLTKCITWADSRSAKWADRLRASPEGHEIYRRTGTPTHPMLPLTKLMWLQEEYPETFQKAVKFVSIKEYVFYRLFEEYVIDYSIASATGLFELEKLAWDMEALVTAGITADQLSKPVPTTAILTGLSEMYADAMGLAPDTPFIIGASDGVLSNLGVNAIEPGTVAVTIGTSGAIRTAADRPITDPKGRTFCYVLTEDLWIIGGPVNNGGMTFKWLRDQLCSSEAESAIRIGVDPYKMLTDIASRVRPGSDGLLFHPYLSGERAPLWNAKARGSFFGLALHHQKEHLIRAVLEGVIFNLHSVMLTLEELIGKPSRIQATGGFAQSGLWRQMLTDIFNQEVYVPESHESSCLGAVILGLYAQGKIDSLQHASSMVGSVHHHTPNPENVKLYKELMSIFIRISRKLEEEYTAIADFQRKHVQ, from the coding sequence ATGCAACGAGAACGATATATTGGTGTGGATATCGGAACGACCAGTACGAAAGCTGCTATGTACGATGGAAGTGGCGCACTTCTTGCCCAGCATCATGTAGAGTACCCATTGTACAGGCCGGAAGTATCAGCAGCAGAACAAGATCCAGAGGAAATCTTCCAGTCGGTCGTCACCTCGGTACGTGCAACGATTGAAAAAAGCGGAGTATCAAATCGTCAGGTTGGATTTGTTTCTTTCAGTTCAGCGATGCATACGTTAATCGCCCTCGACGAAGAAGGATATCCGCTCACGAAATGCATAACGTGGGCAGATTCACGAAGTGCGAAATGGGCAGACCGATTAAGGGCTTCACCTGAAGGACACGAAATTTACCGTAGAACAGGGACGCCTACCCATCCGATGTTGCCGCTGACAAAGTTGATGTGGCTACAGGAAGAATATCCGGAAACGTTTCAAAAAGCTGTCAAATTCGTTTCCATAAAAGAGTACGTCTTTTATCGATTATTTGAAGAATACGTCATAGACTACTCCATTGCATCAGCGACAGGATTATTTGAGCTGGAAAAATTGGCGTGGGATATGGAGGCACTTGTAACAGCTGGAATTACTGCGGATCAATTGTCAAAACCTGTACCGACTACAGCGATATTAACTGGGCTTTCTGAAATGTATGCCGATGCAATGGGGTTGGCACCTGATACACCGTTTATCATCGGGGCGAGTGATGGGGTGCTGTCCAATCTGGGCGTCAATGCAATCGAACCTGGTACTGTCGCAGTAACGATCGGTACAAGCGGTGCAATCCGGACAGCAGCGGATCGCCCAATAACAGATCCTAAGGGCCGTACATTCTGCTATGTATTGACGGAAGACCTCTGGATCATCGGCGGGCCTGTCAACAATGGCGGCATGACATTCAAATGGCTGCGGGATCAATTGTGCTCGTCCGAGGCTGAATCTGCAATAAGGATCGGTGTCGACCCTTATAAAATGCTGACCGACATTGCTTCACGTGTCCGGCCTGGTTCTGATGGATTGTTGTTCCATCCGTATCTGAGTGGGGAGCGTGCCCCGTTATGGAATGCGAAGGCGAGGGGTTCTTTTTTCGGACTTGCGTTGCACCATCAGAAGGAGCATTTGATCCGTGCGGTTCTTGAAGGGGTTATTTTCAACCTGCATTCGGTCATGCTGACCCTGGAGGAATTGATCGGAAAGCCGAGTCGGATTCAAGCGACTGGCGGATTCGCACAATCTGGTTTGTGGAGGCAAATGTTAACGGACATTTTCAACCAGGAGGTGTACGTACCGGAAAGTCATGAAAGCTCGTGCTTAGGGGCTGTGATATTAGGGTTGTATGCACAAGGGAAGATTGATTCGTTGCAGCACGCTTCCTCGATGGTTGGCTCCGTACATCATCATACTCCGAACCCGGAAAATGTAAAGCTTTATAAGGAACTAATGTCGATTTTTATCCGGATTTCAAGGAAATTGGAAGAAGAATATACAGCAATTGCAGACTTTCAAAGGAAACACGTTCAATAA
- a CDS encoding bifunctional 4-hydroxy-2-oxoglutarate aldolase/2-dehydro-3-deoxy-phosphogluconate aldolase yields the protein MLPKVELLQKIEDGGIIAVVRRVPENVVQQVAESLIEGGVTALEVTVDSPNVYRSIEKLANRLGDRALVGAGTVLDSESAWQAISAGAEFVFSPSLSEDIIRTALRYGKIAIPGVMTPTEMIRAMEWGADMVKLFPAGTLGPKYLKDVKGPFPHIPVIPTGGVNLDNIDSFIEAGAVAVGIGVSLVDTKDIESGNFNKIRTNASLYVEAVKTARERHI from the coding sequence ATGCTGCCCAAAGTAGAATTACTGCAAAAAATAGAAGACGGAGGCATCATTGCGGTTGTTCGCCGGGTGCCGGAAAATGTCGTCCAACAAGTTGCAGAGAGTCTCATTGAAGGTGGGGTCACAGCACTTGAAGTGACTGTCGATTCACCGAATGTATACCGTTCCATCGAAAAGCTCGCAAACCGATTGGGAGACCGAGCGCTCGTCGGAGCAGGGACTGTTTTGGATAGTGAGTCCGCCTGGCAAGCCATTAGTGCAGGAGCCGAATTTGTCTTTAGCCCAAGCCTTTCAGAGGATATCATTCGAACGGCTCTCCGGTATGGTAAAATCGCCATTCCGGGCGTCATGACGCCAACCGAAATGATTAGAGCAATGGAATGGGGAGCAGACATGGTCAAGCTGTTCCCTGCCGGTACTCTTGGGCCGAAGTATTTGAAGGATGTCAAGGGACCGTTTCCTCACATTCCTGTTATACCGACAGGAGGGGTGAACCTGGATAACATCGATTCCTTTATTGAGGCTGGCGCTGTTGCTGTAGGAATTGGCGTCAGCTTGGTTGATACAAAGGATATCGAATCAGGTAACTTTAACAAGATTAGAACCAACGCTTCTTTATATGTTGAAGCAGTGAAAACGGCACGCGAGAGACATATATAG
- the paaB gene encoding 1,2-phenylacetyl-CoA epoxidase subunit PaaB, which translates to MSDNGFYSVYEVFSKKTDKAPLQHQFSLLAPNKEMALIMARENFFRREPVADIWVVKREDIRTMTQEEREMLKRLNDKDYRETKGYGYLKKKWRNYQQEQFTEENLLSDSKGGKAK; encoded by the coding sequence ATGAGCGATAATGGATTTTACAGCGTATATGAAGTATTCAGCAAGAAAACAGATAAAGCTCCGTTGCAGCATCAATTCAGTCTTTTAGCACCAAATAAAGAAATGGCGCTGATCATGGCAAGAGAAAACTTCTTCCGCCGCGAGCCTGTTGCTGACATTTGGGTTGTTAAAAGAGAGGATATCCGTACAATGACCCAAGAAGAGCGAGAGATGTTAAAGCGCTTGAATGATAAAGACTATAGGGAAACAAAAGGCTATGGATATTTGAAGAAGAAATGGCGCAACTATCAACAGGAGCAATTCACTGAGGAGAATTTACTCAGCGACAGCAAGGGAGGGAAGGCGAAATGA